The region GCGCAATAGCGCCTTGTCGAGCACGTCGGGGCGGTTGGTCGCGGCAATCAAGATGACGCCTTCGTTCGCGGTAAAGCCGTCCATTTCCACCAACAACTGGTTCAAGGTCTGTTCGCGTTCGTCGTGACCGCCACCGAGACCCGCACCACGCTGGCGACCGACGGCATCGATTTCGTCGATGAACAGAATACACGGGGCGTTCTTCTTGCCGGTTTCAAAGAGGTCGCGTACGCGGCTTGCGCCCACGCCAACGAACATTTCCACAAAGTCGGAACCGGACATGCTGAAGAACGGGACTCCTGCCTCGCCTGCAACAGCGCGGGCAAGAAGCGTCTTACCGGTACCCGGAGGGCCAACGAGTAAAGCTCCCTTCGGAATGCGTCCGCCGAGGGCATCGAATTTCTTCGGGTCCTTCAAAAATTCTACAAGTTCCTGCAAGTCCTGCTTGGCTTCGTCGCAGCCTGCCACGTCGTTAAAGGTGGTCTTTTGCTTGCCGTTCAACTGTTTTGCCTGGCTCTTGCCAAAGCTGAACGGACCCTTGCCGCCGCCACCCATCTGGCGGTTCATCATCAGGTAGAAGAATACAATCAGGAGAATTGCAGGCAAAAATGCGACAATCGTGTCGAGCCAGGTGCTGGATTCGTGAATGACCTTGACTTTGACGCCCTTGAACATTTCCCAGGCGGTAATCTGGTCATTGGAGACTTCGAGCATGTGGCTACGGAAAGCTTTTGTGGTTCCGTTGTCACTTGACTTGGTGAAGCGGGCGAGGGCACTCTGGTTCTTTTTGGCCTCGGCAATTTCGTCGGGGCTCATTTCGCGCTTGCCTTCGATAATCACTCCGTCGGGGGTCTTTTGGAGCGAAAGTTCGGTAATGACCTTGGTGGAATCTCCCATCATGGCCAAGAATTCGGTGCGCGTAATGTCCGATTCGCCATCTTTTCCGGCGAGCGGGAACATGACGAACAGCAAAAGTATCATCACCACTAAAATGATAAAGTTCTTGCTACGGTATGGGGGTGTAGGTTTTCCTTGACTCATAAAATCCTTTTATACGTTCAATTGCAAGATACAAATTTTGTGGCCTCTGCAACGTCCTTGAATTCGCAAATCAAGACGGTTGAGCCCTTTTTGACGATAGAACGCTTGCGGTAAGCGCTGCGTACGGGAATTTTAAGATGCGCGGGCTCTTTCTGGTCGTAAAAGAATCCTATCGGAAAGCGAAACCCAAGCTCCGAAAGCCACAAACGGAACATTTCCGACAAGTCCGCATCGGCATGGTCGATTTGAATTTTGCGAAGTTTTCTCTTGTCCAATGCGATGAGTGACGAGGGGCGAGAAACGGGAGATGTGTCATCCTGAGCTTGTCGAAGGGTCTCTCGAAACATAGCATCGCATTTATCCATTACCTTCGCGTAGGCCTTGTCGGCTAGCGAGGCAATCCTACACAATTGCGTAGCGGCGTCACGGTATCCTCTTGCGAGCTGTGGCAGGTAAACATGGCGCACCTTGTTCCGTGCGAATTTTACATCGGAATTGCTTTCGTCTTCGCACCACTTTAGATTGTTTTCGCGAGCATACGCAAGAAGCTCTTCGCGAGTGACGTTCAGGAATGGTCGGAAGATGTTGTCTCGTACTTCCTGAATGCCCCGGAGCCCTGCGAGTGTTGTTCCTCGGCGGAGTCGCATGTAAATGGTTTCCGCTTGGTCTCCTGCATGATGCGCAGTGACAATGACAAATGAGGGATGAGGTGTGAGGTCGCAGCCTTCGGCTGCTTTGAGGTGTGGGGTATGAGAGACAAAAGACGAGAGACGAAAGACGAGAGATGTGTCATCCTGAGCGGAGAACCGTAGGTTCGTAGTCGATATACGAAACTTGTCAACTTGTTGACTTAGTTGAGTTAGGTTCGAAGGAGCAGGATCTAGGATGATTTCTGCCAGAGCCTTATATCTTGCTTCCCTCGCATTTTCTTCGAGCGAACCCTCGGCATTTTTTAGCGCATCGCCATTCAGCTTCTTCAAGAAAAACGGAATGTTGTGCACTTTCGCGAATGCCTCGACAAATGCGGCGTCGCGGTCGGCGGTTCCTTCGCGCAGTCCGTGGTGTACATGTG is a window of uncultured Fibrobacter sp. DNA encoding:
- the tilS gene encoding tRNA lysidine(34) synthetase TilS — protein: MITDEFASIQKRIHDYGFKRLLLAVSGGLDSICLAHYFIANRETLGIEWLGIAHVHHGLREGTADRDAAFVEAFAKVHNIPFFLKKLNGDALKNAEGSLEENAREARYKALAEIILDPAPSNLTQLSQQVDKFRISTTNLRFSAQDDTSLVFRLSSFVSHTPHLKAAEGCDLTPHPSFVIVTAHHAGDQAETIYMRLRRGTTLAGLRGIQEVRDNIFRPFLNVTREELLAYARENNLKWCEDESNSDVKFARNKVRHVYLPQLARGYRDAATQLCRIASLADKAYAKVMDKCDAMFRETLRQAQDDTSPVSRPSSLIALDKRKLRKIQIDHADADLSEMFRLWLSELGFRFPIGFFYDQKEPAHLKIPVRSAYRKRSIVKKGSTVLICEFKDVAEATKFVSCN